A window of Halobellus sp. LT62 contains these coding sequences:
- a CDS encoding DUF4177 domain-containing protein, with amino-acid sequence MGTEMHQQWEYKTLDPPKGLTKRETVDPTDELNRLGAEGWEFVGTISYDGGGTKLLLFKRPVSHE; translated from the coding sequence ATGGGTACCGAAATGCATCAGCAATGGGAATACAAGACACTCGATCCGCCAAAAGGATTGACCAAGCGAGAGACGGTCGATCCAACAGACGAACTCAACCGCCTCGGTGCAGAGGGCTGGGAGTTTGTGGGGACGATCAGCTACGACGGTGGCGGCACGAAACTACTGCTGTTCAAACGCCCAGTCTCTCATGAATGA
- a CDS encoding DUF4177 domain-containing protein, which translates to MSEPEAAHWEYETLRPPRDETQKEAEDPKAELNQLGAEGWEFVETIDYEGGGTKYLVFKRPAQSSDPE; encoded by the coding sequence ATGTCCGAACCAGAAGCGGCCCACTGGGAGTACGAGACGCTTCGACCGCCGCGCGATGAGACCCAAAAAGAAGCAGAGGATCCGAAAGCGGAGTTGAACCAACTCGGTGCAGAGGGCTGGGAGTTTGTGGAAACGATCGACTATGAGGGGGGCGGCACCAAGTACCTCGTTTTCAAGCGACCTGCCCAATCGAGTGACCCAGAATGA
- a CDS encoding DUF7557 family protein, translating to MGTTIELSDELADRIEGHLEDDETIPEFIEELVSIYEQEGRFLQEGP from the coding sequence ATGGGAACGACAATCGAACTTAGTGATGAGCTCGCAGATCGCATCGAAGGACACCTCGAAGACGACGAGACGATTCCGGAATTCATCGAGGAATTAGTGTCCATCTACGAGCAGGAAGGTCGATTTCTGCAGGAGGGTCCGTAG
- a CDS encoding plastocyanin/azurin family copper-binding protein translates to MSQSSTEVSRRGFIRAGAIATAASLGAGAATAQEGARHTIEMTDDLVFDPEEVTLAPGDTVIWENVGQVGHSVTAYEDEIPEDAAYFASGGFDQESAARSAYQAGDPDSGDILEGDTYEHTFEVEGTYEYFCIPHETAGMVGALEVTPGGDSDDGGGAAVPTVPDVAKTILIATTGALVAVVSLAYFFLKYGGDYEPIDEEG, encoded by the coding sequence ATGAGTCAGTCGTCGACAGAGGTGTCTCGTCGCGGATTCATCCGCGCGGGAGCGATTGCGACTGCCGCGAGTCTCGGAGCCGGCGCGGCAACGGCACAGGAGGGGGCACGCCACACCATCGAGATGACCGACGATTTGGTGTTCGACCCTGAGGAGGTTACCCTCGCGCCGGGAGACACCGTCATCTGGGAGAACGTGGGCCAAGTCGGTCACTCGGTGACGGCCTACGAGGACGAGATCCCCGAGGACGCCGCGTACTTCGCCTCCGGCGGGTTCGACCAAGAGTCGGCGGCTCGCAGCGCGTACCAAGCTGGCGATCCCGATAGCGGTGACATCCTCGAAGGCGATACGTACGAGCACACCTTCGAGGTCGAAGGCACGTACGAGTACTTCTGTATCCCTCACGAGACAGCGGGAATGGTCGGGGCTCTCGAGGTCACGCCGGGCGGCGACTCCGACGACGGTGGCGGCGCTGCGGTCCCGACCGTCCCCGACGTGGCGAAGACCATCCTCATCGCGACGACCGGTGCATTGGTCGCCGTCGTCTCGCTGGCGTACTTCTTCTTGAAGTACGGCGGCGACTACGAACCGATCGATGAGGAAGGATAG
- a CDS encoding phosphoribosyltransferase has product MFKDRTNAGSRLADAIVDDGITGDIVLAVPRGGLPVGRVVADRLGVPLDIVVARKISAPHNPELAIGAVASDGTLWLNDPLIDDLGVDEEYLDEQIERERQAAGAKLKRYRDDRAPLELDGKRVLIVDDGVATGATTTACIRQVAEAGAERVILAVPVAPRGAIERLRSEVDEIVCVEVPSHFGAVGQFYESFEQVSDERAKTYLRTEE; this is encoded by the coding sequence ATGTTCAAAGACCGCACGAACGCCGGATCGCGACTCGCCGACGCGATCGTGGACGACGGTATCACGGGCGACATCGTCCTCGCGGTGCCGCGCGGCGGCCTCCCCGTCGGACGAGTCGTCGCCGACCGCCTCGGCGTCCCCCTCGACATCGTCGTCGCGCGAAAGATCAGTGCGCCCCACAATCCCGAGCTCGCGATCGGTGCCGTCGCAAGCGACGGAACGCTCTGGTTGAACGATCCGCTGATCGACGATCTCGGCGTCGACGAGGAGTACCTCGACGAGCAGATCGAGCGGGAGCGCCAAGCCGCAGGTGCGAAGCTGAAGCGGTACCGTGACGACCGCGCGCCGCTCGAACTCGACGGCAAGCGCGTGCTCATCGTCGACGACGGGGTCGCCACGGGTGCGACAACGACCGCGTGCATTCGTCAAGTGGCCGAGGCGGGGGCCGAACGGGTAATCCTCGCTGTCCCGGTCGCACCGCGCGGGGCGATCGAACGGCTCCGATCGGAAGTAGACGAAATCGTCTGCGTGGAGGTTCCGAGTCACTTCGGCGCAGTCGGGCAGTTCTACGAGTCGTTCGAGCAGGTGAGCGACGAGCGAGCGAAGACGTACCTCCGGACCGAAGAGTGA
- the hsp14 gene encoding archaeal heat shock protein Hsp14, producing MSARSNPFEELEKLFDRMSRQFEDSGRFWESDGPFGRWSTEFESMAVDIVEHDDEFVVTVDLPGFEREDVVLNVTDHALRIEANRDMETETAEENYLRQERREKSMHRSIRLPDEVEKDEVTARMKNGVLTVTLPKIDVEEARTVDIDVE from the coding sequence ATGAGCGCACGAAGTAACCCATTCGAAGAGTTGGAAAAATTGTTCGATCGGATGAGCAGACAGTTCGAAGATTCGGGTCGGTTCTGGGAATCGGACGGCCCGTTCGGACGGTGGTCGACGGAGTTCGAGTCGATGGCAGTCGACATCGTCGAACACGACGACGAGTTCGTCGTGACCGTCGATCTACCCGGGTTCGAGCGCGAGGACGTCGTCCTCAACGTGACGGATCACGCCCTCCGAATCGAAGCGAACCGCGATATGGAAACTGAAACAGCGGAGGAAAATTACCTCCGACAGGAGCGACGTGAGAAGTCGATGCACCGATCGATCCGCCTGCCCGACGAGGTGGAAAAAGACGAAGTCACCGCACGGATGAAAAACGGCGTCCTGACCGTGACGCTTCCGAAGATCGACGTTGAAGAAGCCCGAACCGTCGATATCGACGTGGAGTGA
- a CDS encoding proteasome assembly chaperone family protein — protein sequence MSKENSSVRFERITQLNASKPTLIEGLPGHGLVAAIAADVITRQLDLEHHGNVISADFPPITSFKDGRVRDLVRVYAGEGPDVMTLRSDVALPGQSFRALSRCILDDLAQEFERAVFLAGAPAETEAQIGDVVGIATTDAVESQLRDADIEPAPGLGLLGGITGALVSECNQAGVPAAVLIVKSNPYLPDPAAARSVIENALEPLVEFDIDTTELEAQADQIRTQMEEVARHYQQIAAAQQSELEEPRGPTMYQ from the coding sequence ATGTCGAAGGAAAACAGTTCGGTCAGATTCGAGAGAATCACACAGCTCAACGCATCGAAACCGACGTTGATCGAGGGCCTTCCCGGCCACGGATTAGTGGCAGCAATCGCCGCGGACGTCATCACCAGACAGCTCGATCTCGAACACCACGGAAACGTCATCTCCGCGGATTTCCCGCCGATCACCTCGTTCAAAGACGGCCGCGTCCGAGACCTCGTTAGAGTGTATGCGGGCGAGGGTCCGGACGTAATGACCCTACGGAGTGACGTAGCACTCCCCGGCCAGTCGTTCAGAGCGTTGAGTCGGTGCATCCTCGACGACCTCGCACAGGAGTTCGAACGGGCGGTCTTTCTCGCCGGCGCGCCCGCGGAAACGGAAGCGCAAATCGGCGATGTCGTGGGCATCGCCACCACAGACGCCGTCGAGTCTCAGCTCCGAGACGCCGACATCGAACCCGCGCCGGGCCTCGGACTACTCGGAGGGATAACCGGCGCGCTCGTCTCCGAGTGCAATCAGGCCGGCGTTCCGGCCGCAGTTCTAATCGTGAAGTCGAACCCGTACCTTCCTGACCCCGCCGCCGCTCGTTCGGTAATCGAGAACGCGCTCGAACCGCTGGTGGAGTTCGACATCGACACGACGGAACTGGAAGCGCAGGCCGATCAGATTCGGACCCAGATGGAAGAGGTCGCACGCCACTACCAACAGATCGCCGCGGCGCAACAGTCGGAACTCGAAGAACCTCGGGGACCGACGATGTACCAGTAA
- a CDS encoding amidohydrolase family protein, translating to MGHTVIDGEWHSAESGADIREYIADDEMRENEKQGYLAGPKDWGPIQWDGWDRSAGGRTEINIHSPDITQAEDVDSIREQLGIDTVVFSPGQFRMTTIPAQDKQVMYMRAFNDLTVDRFARGDGTYYAKLYIFGNHPEESAEEIERYGDEDGIVGAMITDVGPTFPMGHESYEPIYEAAEKHDLPIILHSTTGIVAGFPIAGMQPKNFAEFHTLGHTIPKMWHANSLILRGIAEKYDVDFGFWEGGLSWIPALGERLDREYLERSSEFAELSQLPSEYLSEFYYGTQPLPEEATKMVDVVDLIERADLEDQVIYCSDRPHQDFDAPAAVDNVEGLSDEQKQKIFETNARELFGI from the coding sequence ATGGGTCACACGGTGATTGATGGCGAATGGCACAGTGCCGAGTCCGGAGCGGACATCCGCGAGTACATCGCGGACGATGAAATGCGCGAAAACGAGAAACAGGGCTATCTCGCCGGTCCGAAAGACTGGGGTCCGATTCAGTGGGACGGCTGGGACCGCAGCGCCGGTGGTCGGACTGAAATCAACATTCACTCGCCGGATATCACCCAAGCTGAGGACGTAGATTCCATTCGTGAGCAGCTCGGAATCGATACCGTCGTCTTTTCGCCCGGGCAGTTCCGGATGACGACGATTCCCGCACAGGACAAGCAGGTAATGTATATGCGCGCGTTCAACGACCTCACCGTCGACCGGTTCGCCCGCGGGGACGGCACCTACTACGCGAAGCTCTACATATTCGGCAACCACCCCGAAGAAAGCGCCGAGGAAATCGAACGCTACGGCGACGAAGACGGCATCGTCGGCGCGATGATCACCGACGTCGGCCCCACGTTCCCGATGGGGCACGAAAGCTACGAACCGATCTACGAGGCCGCAGAGAAACACGACCTGCCGATCATTCTGCACTCGACGACGGGCATCGTCGCCGGGTTCCCGATCGCCGGAATGCAGCCGAAGAATTTCGCGGAGTTCCACACGCTCGGGCACACGATCCCGAAGATGTGGCACGCGAACAGCCTGATCCTACGCGGGATCGCCGAAAAGTACGACGTCGACTTCGGGTTCTGGGAGGGCGGCCTCTCGTGGATTCCCGCGCTGGGCGAGCGGCTAGACCGTGAGTACCTCGAACGGTCCAGCGAGTTCGCCGAGCTTTCACAACTCCCGAGCGAGTATCTCTCTGAGTTCTACTACGGCACCCAACCGCTTCCCGAGGAGGCGACCAAAATGGTCGACGTCGTCGACCTCATCGAACGCGCCGACCTCGAAGATCAAGTGATATACTGTTCGGATCGCCCGCACCAAGACTTCGACGCCCCGGCTGCAGTCGATAATGTCGAAGGTCTGAGTGATGAACAGAAGCAAAAGATATTCGAGACAAACGCTCGGGAGCTATTCGGCATATAG
- a CDS encoding Rieske (2Fe-2S) protein: MTETADDTALHQVATVAELEPGTSTVVEVEGEQIALFHVDDEYFALSNVCPHQGGPLGQGRIEDDCVYCPWHGWQFDVETGEHVQGDDAVGTYDVVVEGDQIHVRV; the protein is encoded by the coding sequence ATGACGGAGACCGCAGACGACACCGCACTCCATCAGGTTGCGACCGTAGCCGAACTAGAACCCGGGACCTCTACGGTAGTCGAAGTCGAGGGAGAACAGATCGCGCTGTTTCACGTCGATGACGAGTACTTCGCCCTGAGCAACGTTTGCCCCCACCAAGGCGGTCCACTCGGACAGGGCCGCATCGAGGACGACTGCGTGTACTGCCCTTGGCACGGGTGGCAGTTCGACGTCGAAACGGGAGAACACGTCCAAGGAGACGACGCAGTCGGAACGTACGACGTGGTCGTCGAAGGCGATCAGATTCACGTCCGCGTGTGA
- the rdfA gene encoding rod-determining factor RdfA: MSETPDPTRSKVGRLIDTYGMENIGQELEDRWIGEGYESQSLRSLADWFNRRLLAAKLEQAGENPIDGEVANLYRLLTEDDVTAGMRIDAEATLERNGIDPETARTEFVSHQAVYTYLTEFREASKERSSGNRVEKVRTTVQRLQSRLVAVIENNLEQLRATDRLTLGDFNVLVDVQILCEDCGASYSITALLDRGGCDCQE, encoded by the coding sequence ATGAGTGAAACGCCCGACCCCACTCGCTCGAAAGTCGGCCGCCTCATCGACACCTACGGGATGGAGAACATCGGCCAAGAACTCGAAGACCGATGGATCGGCGAGGGCTACGAGAGCCAAAGCCTCAGATCGCTCGCTGACTGGTTCAACCGGCGGTTACTCGCCGCGAAGTTGGAACAAGCGGGTGAGAACCCGATCGATGGTGAGGTCGCGAATCTGTATCGCCTACTCACCGAAGATGACGTGACTGCGGGTATGCGCATCGACGCGGAAGCGACCCTCGAACGTAACGGGATCGACCCCGAGACGGCCCGAACCGAGTTCGTGTCTCACCAAGCGGTCTACACGTACCTCACCGAGTTCAGAGAGGCCTCGAAGGAGCGGTCGTCCGGAAACCGGGTCGAAAAGGTCCGTACGACGGTCCAACGCCTGCAGAGTCGTCTCGTCGCCGTCATCGAGAACAACCTCGAACAACTCCGTGCGACCGACCGACTCACGCTCGGCGATTTCAACGTCCTCGTCGACGTGCAGATACTCTGTGAGGACTGTGGTGCCAGCTATTCGATCACAGCGCTGCTCGACCGCGGCGGCTGCGATTGCCAAGAATAA
- a CDS encoding class II aldolase/adducin family protein yields the protein MAHNTQLDDKRRTVSELGRRMLQQGLTKGTGGNISVREGDQIAISPSGIPYDEIDPEDVPVIGIDGEQVAGDTDPSSESRMHAGIIRERDDVGAVVHTHSPYASTFASLDEPVLPSHYLIAFVGDEIPVAPYETYGTAELAEAALDTLGDEYNACLLQSHGVIATGEDAEAAYEVALMVEYVSRVHYQALNAGDPEYLADEEVADLIEIFEGYGQSGDTETAIAEPATDLQTEREAVADLGREMLAQGLTEGTGGNISTRNGDRVAINPSGIPYQEIDSEDVPLVHIDGEQIAGELGASSEKPMHLQIMRERDDVGAVVHTHSPYASTFASLHEPIPATHYLIAFAGKEVPVTPYAKPGSEELGAAAVEALGDDHNACLLGNHGVITVGEDAEAAFEVALMVEYCARVHYQGSNIGEPVHLPDAELEHLFDRFSDYGQSG from the coding sequence ATGGCACACAACACACAACTCGACGACAAACGGCGAACAGTCAGCGAACTCGGGCGCAGGATGCTCCAGCAGGGGCTCACCAAAGGCACTGGCGGCAATATCAGCGTCCGGGAGGGTGATCAGATCGCGATCAGTCCCTCCGGGATCCCGTACGACGAGATCGACCCCGAGGATGTCCCGGTGATCGGCATCGACGGCGAGCAGGTCGCCGGCGATACCGATCCATCGAGCGAGTCCCGGATGCACGCCGGGATCATCCGCGAGCGCGACGACGTGGGCGCGGTCGTCCACACCCACTCGCCGTACGCGAGCACGTTTGCGAGCCTCGACGAACCGGTGTTGCCGTCGCACTATCTCATCGCTTTCGTCGGCGACGAGATTCCTGTCGCGCCGTACGAGACCTACGGAACCGCCGAGTTGGCGGAGGCGGCGCTGGATACGCTCGGCGACGAGTACAATGCCTGTTTGCTGCAGAGCCACGGCGTCATCGCCACCGGCGAGGACGCCGAGGCCGCATACGAGGTCGCGCTGATGGTCGAGTACGTTTCTCGCGTTCATTACCAGGCGCTGAACGCCGGCGATCCGGAGTACCTCGCGGACGAGGAAGTCGCCGACCTCATCGAGATCTTCGAGGGGTACGGCCAGAGCGGCGACACCGAGACGGCGATTGCGGAGCCGGCGACCGACCTCCAGACCGAACGGGAGGCCGTCGCAGACTTGGGCCGGGAGATGTTGGCCCAAGGACTCACCGAGGGAACCGGCGGCAACATCAGCACGCGAAACGGCGACCGCGTCGCGATCAACCCCTCCGGAATCCCCTACCAAGAGATCGATTCCGAGGACGTCCCCCTCGTTCATATCGACGGCGAGCAGATCGCTGGCGAACTGGGGGCGTCCTCCGAGAAGCCGATGCACTTGCAGATTATGCGCGAGCGTGACGACGTCGGCGCGGTCGTTCACACCCACTCGCCGTACGCGAGCACGTTCGCGAGCCTCCACGAGCCGATTCCGGCCACGCACTACCTCATCGCCTTCGCCGGCAAGGAAGTTCCGGTCACGCCGTATGCCAAACCGGGCAGCGAGGAACTCGGGGCTGCGGCCGTCGAAGCGCTGGGCGACGACCACAACGCCTGCCTCTTGGGGAACCACGGCGTCATCACCGTCGGCGAGGACGCCGAAGCCGCCTTCGAGGTCGCACTGATGGTCGAATACTGTGCACGCGTCCACTACCAAGGAAGCAACATCGGCGAACCCGTCCATCTGCCCGACGCGGAACTAGAGCACCTGTTCGACCGGTTCAGCGACTACGGACAGAGCGGGTAA
- a CDS encoding ABC transporter ATP-binding protein has product MAGVTFDDVKKVYNDNNEHIVAVEDLNLSIDNGDFLVLVGPSGCGKSTTLRMVAGLETITEGTISIGDTVVNGLEPRERDIAMVFQNYALYPHKTVQENMAFGLKYSSDFSKQEINERVRETAEMMGIGDQLSEKPDQMSGGQRQRVALGRAIVRQPQVFLFDEPLSNLDAKLRTKMRTEISQLQNELGITSIYVTHDQAEAMTMGDIVAVMNDGRLQQAAPPDEVYNHPANEFVAGFIGSPSMNFLSATYESDAGTATLVSTDEQTEYPLAKRIDEQIDAAPGDRIRIGVRPEDLQVVRDPEGWEQAELFDATIKVVEPMGSDNFLTLDVNGAGEMWDARVDSAYAPEVGTQVAVAFDESVVHLFDETGDTLKSQGVSEESFHRGADESVPVGQQ; this is encoded by the coding sequence ATGGCGGGGGTCACGTTCGATGACGTGAAGAAAGTGTACAATGATAACAACGAGCATATCGTCGCGGTCGAGGACCTGAACCTCTCGATCGACAACGGCGACTTCCTCGTCCTCGTCGGCCCCTCCGGCTGCGGGAAGTCGACGACGCTGCGGATGGTCGCAGGTCTTGAGACGATCACCGAGGGGACCATCTCCATCGGCGACACCGTCGTCAATGGACTGGAGCCCCGGGAGCGCGACATCGCGATGGTGTTCCAGAACTACGCGTTGTACCCGCACAAGACCGTCCAAGAGAATATGGCGTTTGGGCTGAAGTACTCCAGTGATTTCTCGAAACAGGAGATCAACGAACGGGTTCGCGAGACCGCAGAGATGATGGGCATCGGCGACCAGCTCTCGGAGAAGCCGGACCAGATGTCCGGCGGACAGCGCCAGCGGGTCGCGTTAGGCCGCGCCATCGTGCGCCAACCGCAGGTGTTCCTGTTCGACGAGCCGCTATCGAATCTAGACGCGAAGCTCCGGACCAAGATGCGGACCGAGATCTCACAGCTCCAAAACGAACTCGGAATCACCTCGATCTACGTCACACACGATCAGGCGGAAGCGATGACGATGGGCGACATCGTCGCCGTGATGAACGACGGGAGGCTCCAGCAGGCGGCCCCGCCGGACGAGGTGTACAATCACCCGGCCAACGAATTCGTCGCCGGGTTCATCGGGTCGCCGTCGATGAACTTTCTCTCGGCGACCTACGAGAGCGACGCCGGAACCGCGACGCTAGTCAGCACTGACGAACAGACCGAATATCCGTTGGCGAAACGGATCGACGAACAGATCGACGCCGCCCCCGGCGACCGAATTCGGATCGGCGTGCGCCCCGAGGACCTGCAGGTCGTTCGGGACCCCGAAGGGTGGGAACAGGCGGAACTGTTCGACGCGACGATCAAGGTGGTCGAACCGATGGGCAGCGACAACTTCCTCACGCTCGACGTGAACGGGGCCGGCGAAATGTGGGACGCCCGCGTCGATTCGGCGTACGCGCCTGAGGTCGGAACGCAGGTGGCGGTCGCGTTTGACGAGAGCGTGGTCCACCTGTTTGATGAAACCGGCGACACGCTCAAATCACAGGGCGTGAGTGAGGAATCGTTCCACAGGGGAGCCGACGAATCCGTTCCGGTCGGACAACAGTAG
- a CDS encoding 2-hydroxyacid dehydrogenase codes for MNATLRYDTKSMKTLITSNMNDDSLYRLENDIGLDVEYHPIAERDGRFPPEEFIDRLDGVEILIVGFEGVSEEVLDAVDDLRIIACPRGGPDANVNINAATERGIPVLYAPGRNAVSVADFTLGLILAAARHIAHSHHLLHTGSYTGEPQSDSASGGEREDVTWGIAKGSPYVELKGPELANKTLGIVGLGAIGKRVAQRAAGFDMDLLGFDPYVDAEQMAEWGVEKVGIDDLCRGADVVTVHTPVTDSTRGLIGAEEFDLMADSTYFINTARGAIIDQDALLAELEAGTLRGAALDVYDEEPLPDDHPLLELSNVVTTPHLAGAAEEVIDRHSKMVTDDIEALLNEGTPKYIANDEVLTAEASGDGD; via the coding sequence ATGAACGCTACGCTACGATACGACACTAAATCTATGAAGACGCTGATAACCTCGAATATGAACGACGACAGCTTGTACCGGCTCGAAAACGACATCGGACTCGACGTCGAGTACCACCCGATCGCGGAGCGTGATGGCCGATTCCCGCCGGAGGAGTTCATCGACCGACTCGACGGCGTCGAAATCCTCATCGTCGGCTTCGAGGGCGTCTCCGAGGAGGTCCTCGACGCGGTCGACGATCTACGGATCATCGCGTGTCCCCGCGGCGGTCCGGACGCGAACGTGAACATCAACGCGGCGACCGAACGCGGGATCCCGGTGCTGTACGCGCCGGGACGCAACGCGGTCAGCGTCGCAGATTTCACGCTCGGGCTCATCTTGGCGGCCGCCCGGCACATTGCACACTCCCACCACCTGCTTCACACGGGAAGTTACACCGGCGAACCACAGTCGGACTCCGCGTCCGGTGGCGAACGCGAAGACGTGACTTGGGGCATCGCCAAGGGATCGCCGTACGTCGAACTCAAAGGCCCCGAACTCGCGAACAAGACCCTCGGCATAGTCGGCCTAGGCGCAATCGGCAAGCGAGTAGCCCAGCGCGCGGCCGGGTTCGATATGGACCTTCTCGGGTTCGATCCCTACGTCGACGCCGAACAGATGGCCGAGTGGGGCGTCGAGAAGGTCGGTATCGACGATCTCTGCCGCGGGGCCGACGTGGTCACCGTTCACACGCCGGTTACCGACTCGACCCGCGGGCTGATCGGTGCCGAGGAGTTCGATCTGATGGCCGATTCGACGTACTTCATCAACACCGCGCGGGGGGCGATCATCGATCAAGATGCTCTCCTCGCTGAACTGGAAGCGGGCACGCTCCGCGGTGCGGCGCTCGACGTGTACGACGAGGAGCCGCTCCCCGACGACCACCCGTTGCTCGAACTCTCGAATGTCGTCACGACGCCGCACCTCGCCGGAGCTGCCGAGGAAGTCATCGACCGCCACTCGAAGATGGTGACGGACGATATCGAAGCACTTCTGAACGAGGGCACGCCGAAGTACATCGCAAATGACGAGGTGCTCACGGCCGAGGCCAGTGGGGATGGTGACTGA
- a CDS encoding carbohydrate ABC transporter permease, translating into MSMRNLPDIGSTVTFATENPWAALATAIKYGAGIIVALWMLFPIYWMVTVSIQPQEVIMNWPPRFLFFTPVIENYVTLFTEQNFGRYLFNSFVVAAGAVSISIVIGVPAAYSLSRMDVYGGHHIGFWILSTRMIPPLSIMVPLFIFFSDVGLNRSLVGLMIVHFLITLPMIIWIVKGFIDELPQSLEESAMVDGCNRIQAFREIVVPLVMPGIAAAAFISFIFSWNNFLLALVLTGGGTRTAPLVIQSSMGYLSINWGMLGAAGTVTVLPVVLISLALRNHLVEGLTMGAVKQ; encoded by the coding sequence ATGAGTATGAGAAACCTTCCGGACATCGGCTCGACAGTGACGTTCGCGACCGAGAACCCCTGGGCGGCACTCGCGACCGCGATCAAGTACGGCGCGGGCATTATTGTCGCCCTCTGGATGCTGTTTCCCATCTACTGGATGGTGACAGTAAGCATCCAGCCGCAGGAGGTCATTATGAACTGGCCGCCGCGGTTCCTGTTCTTCACGCCGGTTATCGAGAATTACGTGACGCTCTTCACCGAGCAGAACTTCGGTCGGTACCTGTTCAACAGCTTCGTGGTCGCGGCCGGGGCGGTGTCGATCAGCATCGTCATCGGCGTTCCGGCGGCGTACAGTCTCTCGCGGATGGACGTGTACGGCGGTCACCACATCGGCTTCTGGATTCTCTCGACCCGGATGATCCCGCCGCTCTCGATTATGGTGCCGCTTTTCATCTTCTTCAGCGACGTCGGGCTCAATCGAAGCTTGGTCGGACTGATGATCGTCCACTTCCTCATCACGCTCCCGATGATCATCTGGATCGTGAAGGGGTTCATCGACGAGTTGCCGCAATCGCTCGAGGAGTCGGCGATGGTTGACGGATGTAACCGCATCCAAGCGTTCCGCGAGATCGTCGTGCCGCTGGTGATGCCCGGCATCGCCGCCGCGGCGTTCATCTCGTTCATTTTCTCTTGGAACAACTTCCTCTTGGCGCTGGTGCTGACCGGCGGCGGCACGCGGACGGCACCGCTCGTCATCCAGTCGTCGATGGGGTACCTCTCCATCAACTGGGGGATGCTCGGTGCCGCCGGCACAGTCACCGTCCTACCTGTCGTTCTGATTAGCCTCGCTCTGCGGAACCACTTGGTCGAGGGACTCACAATGGGAGCAGTCAAACAATGA